The genome window TGGAAGAGCGAGGACATGCGTACCTCCTTAGCTAGCAGCGATGATTTCCGAGGTCTTGGCCACGCCCAGGTCCGTCATGTGGATGGGTACGTTGCGGGGCTGGCCGAAGTCGATGGCGGCGCCGTACCAGCGCTCGCCGTCGGGGGCGCACATGCCGTGGCCCATCGAGGCGGAGCGCAGGTCGATGTACTGCACCCCGGCCTGGGCGGCGGCGTCGCGGTTCATCGCCTCGGCCATGTTCTCAAGATCGGTGGACAGTGGAATCCCCTCGAAGGAATGGATATTGTTGCCCAGCTGGATCAGGCAGGTGCCCTTGTTATCGGAGATGGAGGGGTACCCCACCACCTTGATGGCGGCGTTGGGGGCGGCCTGGCGGATACGGCCGATCTGTGCCGTCATGGCGGCCACGTAGTTGCGGTGAATCTCCTCCGGGCTCTTGCGGTCCGCGAGGTTGAGGTAAGTGTCATTAAAGCCGATCTGAATGAGCACCTCGCGGGTCTGATTATCCAGGGCGCCCTGCGCGATGGCGTCGTTGATCTGCGCGTCAATGCGCTTGCCACCGGTGGACACGGAGGCTCCGGGGCAGGAGTAATCCTTGGCTTCCATTCCCTTGATCCGGGCCACCTGCTTGACCATGCCGTTGGGGTCGGTGGCGCAGTTGTTATGCACGTTGGGCTTCTGCTCCTCCGGGATGGGCAGTCCGGCGGAGAGGTGATCGAGTGCGCGCGGGTTGGCCATCACGGAATCACCAAAGCCCACCAGGGCGTTGGGGGAAGCGGTGGCGGGCACGGCTGCCACTCCCAGCGCGACGGTGGCGGAGGCGGCCAGGATCGTGGCGCGCTGACACAGGGAACGGATACTCATGGATGCTTTCCTCTGGGGTACGGCGTGATATGTACGGGGTAGATGTTACTGCTGTTAATCAAAAGGGCTCAAGGGGCCATCCTAGCGCGGTGTTATTTTGCTTCCAAAATGGCGAGTGGCCTGGGTGGTCAACGGCGTGTGAGTCACACCGAAGACATCGCGCAGCGGGACCTATCCGTTACTCAGGGCGTTTAAAACGCTACGGAAGAGCGATTTATTTTCACGGCCTGAACTGGGAAAATAGTAGAAGTTTGCCAA of Corynebacterium sp. 21KM1197 contains these proteins:
- a CDS encoding GDSL-type esterase/lipase family protein, which gives rise to MSIRSLCQRATILAASATVALGVAAVPATASPNALVGFGDSVMANPRALDHLSAGLPIPEEQKPNVHNNCATDPNGMVKQVARIKGMEAKDYSCPGASVSTGGKRIDAQINDAIAQGALDNQTREVLIQIGFNDTYLNLADRKSPEEIHRNYVAAMTAQIGRIRQAAPNAAIKVVGYPSISDNKGTCLIQLGNNIHSFEGIPLSTDLENMAEAMNRDAAAQAGVQYIDLRSASMGHGMCAPDGERWYGAAIDFGQPRNVPIHMTDLGVAKTSEIIAAS